The Rhododendron vialii isolate Sample 1 chromosome 1a, ASM3025357v1 region AGGTATGATTTTCTGCTTTGTATTCTGAGAGGTACACCATTAATCTCAGGCTGGTTCCTCATACCAGTTTTGAGCTTAAATGGTTTGAGCAATCGCAAAAAAATCGACACCCCGTATATTTCTACCACGCGACACATATTACTGCCGTACGGCAGAGACTCTTAGGGGGACAGATTCTGTTTTCCATCTCATCCTTTCTACTTTTCATGACAATATTAATATGCAATGCAGTTCGACTTTCTACTTAGAATAATATATGCATGCCATGCTACAATGTTTTAGAACTTACGAAGCATGTTAGCTtcacatacatacacatatatattattCTTTGAAATGAACATTAATCATCTAGTGCATAAGTATGCATGCTTGTTCCCTTTTCACATGTGCTTTGAAATCTCAACCATGAGGGCCAGTACCGTACGACACATACCTCTGTCGTGCGGTGGAGTTTCCGTGGAACAGAATACTGTTGTAGTTATTTTCTGTAATTAATTTTCAATATGCAAGCATGACTATTATTCTTTAGATGCAAGTtgattaaattaatttttggcatgCCTATTAATATCCTTTGTTTACGTGGAATATAACTATTTATGTGACATAAAAGTTGAGCAATAAAATCTCACAAAcattagtagagaccgattttatcgggcgaggggggtgctttttccaaacaaaaccttccccttctcgtaacctggctcccgaacccaaaactATCTGTTTTTAGACAAAAACCTTTTCAAAGGGCAAAAAGAGTCACATTTTTCGAATAAATGGTTTCTCGGGgttaatccttttcaaaacccgggtggcgactctcaaaTGAACGAACtattttccccctttttgtaacactaaaaatacaaaaagagagatGGGGAATTTTTCCGGGCATATAGCCCACAAAAGTAATAGCATAGGAATTGCACGCAAGATTTTTCAATATACTCCGtagcactctcgagcgctcaggagtacttcggagcgctcgggagtggttcTGATTATATCTATCATGTTTCTCTTTGTGGAATGTTCAAGGAAGATGAAGTTTTCATGGATCTTGTGCATATTTTCTTAAACTTTATTGGGGAAATCTCAAGTTTTTGAATCATTTCCAGTgacatttcattttcaaaaaaaagtgaaatattttaaaactgGCATGGAAGAGAACCACATTTTCCTTGGAAATTCTATTTTAAATATCATTGTTAACGTGGAAAATATCTAGATGTTTCCAGAGTCTGTTCATTTTTAATTTCGAATGCAATGAAGCATTGGGTGATCAGGACCAGTTCttgattgttcaatttttttaagctAAGCAAGGATTCTTGTTTAggttatttcaattattgtaGCATGTTGTCTAACCGAAATTTGCAGGAATTGGCAGCAgtactcccgagcgctcaggagtgcagtcccgagcgctcgggagtgatcTCAGAAAcatattccttttttttatgatttaaaATGTCTTTTCAAAATCCCGCAAATGTTTTGTAGAGACCGATTCCgtattgggcaagaggggtgccgtaaaacccttcccctctcgtaacatggcttctgAACCCTTAACGAacctctggttttcaattcaaaaaatcaattttcaatcaaaacggtttctcggaTGGCAAACCTCAAATCCGGATGacgactcttcaaattttcaaatcaaaaacgtgTTTTTCGGACCGCCCCGATCCATtaggggctgtggtagcccacgaAGGCCTATATGCGGCAGGGAGTTGTCACCCGTGCATCCGCATGTTAATAGTATAAATAACAAAATgacctctctcctctttcttttttttcttttttttaaggaagCATAAACATATTGTATTATGAATAATAGAACAGATTACAactaaaccaaaaataaaataaaaaacaacaaaggtacaaagaaaagaaaacatcgATCTTAagtttttgatatttttctcagcaaaagaaattttattaagctcgacggggtacatcgaggggacaaaaaaacaaagagatacttaggctccgtttgtttcgatgtaaaatgttttttcaaaaaacaaacttcaaaacttttattttccggtgttttgttggcacttgaaaaatatctttagaaatcgacaaaatagtgtagagaagGGGGAGGGCTTAAACGGTCGAGAgatatgagaatattggaattgaacttGGGTCAGGAttgacgatcgaggaaactaAGCAGTGAGAATTGTAGTAGAAGGTAGCgggttcattttggaaaataactgacggaagatttaaggggtaaatcattttcatccaattaatgaaaaatattttacatgtaaaatatttttctcattttttacacaatcaaacactagaaaataggtaaaatatttcaCCGGAAAAcattacgcccaaacaaacggagccttaagcTTTTTGATATTGACGAATTCGAACAATAACTAAGaaattctgataaaaaaaaaaaaacaaccaataaCTAAGCAATGAGGGTAAACAAAATTGATCCGGCCTTAAAGTGTTTTCACCCGGCTTTCATCCTAGTTATGGGTAAATCACCCAagtttacttaccaaaaaaaaaaaaaaaaatcacccaagTTCCGATTCATTCTCACTGAAAATggccaaaagaagaacttgacTACTTGACTTAGTTTCACGCGAGTTCATACTCGATATGTGATCTTTCCACATGTGGCGGAAAATGGTGGGTTTTTCACAACTGCCGTTTGTGATCTCTTCCGGTGCATATGAGGTTTCAAGGTTCGAACCTAAAACGTTGAAATAGTAAGCAGGCCTACTTTCACCCTAGTTTCGTCCTAGATATAGGTGGATCGATCAAGCTTGCGTCCATATCCCTGAAAGTTGCCCAAAGAAGACTTGTTCACGATCTTAACTAATTCAGCTTTGGGGTAATTAACAACCTTCGCTAGCTGATCGTAAATAAAGACAGTCCATTCCTGCATGCATCCGTACATGAATAAAAGTATAAAACCATGGCCATGCATTTGATACAGATTTGGCTCATTACATATAgagaagccaaaaatttattcaaaCATACACGATACGCTTAATTGGCACTACCATGCCTAGAAAATACAAAGATTTACAACATGCATTAACATGTCCAAAACATAACTAaaaacctatatatatatatactaccagcattagagagagaaagcactCACAAAATCCAAAACACCAAACCTTAAGTATGTATACATATAGTTTTAAAACTTGCCACCATCATCACCGGCGTTGTCGCCACCATAAGGGGTGCTAGTACCACCATTGAAGTTATTGAAGTCTTCCCTCGGGATGTTATGGTGGTTGTTCACACTGCTTCCAGGGCCATCAAATGTGTCCTTCTCCTTCTCCGCAAGATGTCGGTTGGCTCGGTTCTTGCGACCGTGTATTTCGGTCAGAACCTTCCTGTTTGTAGCTAAGCAAGAGCTTACCATGATCAGGAGCAGTGCAAACCCTAGAAGCCTCATTCTTGAGTTTGCTTTCCTCCACACACtgaaaaatggaataaaaagACGTTGTTGTGAGTAGATTAGGTCAAGTTGAATACCTTTTTACTAGTTTATGAGCAATACCACGCACGCATATAGAAAAGTAGTTCAAAGAAACTTGCACAAGAAAATCAGCAGGTGACTCGGATTCATTATGGGACATTACTACTACCAGTTTAAATGGATCATCCGTTGGTAACTTTTGGTATATTTAtgaaattttcttaatttgCAATTTTCTGCCGATCTTCCTATATTTTACAAACTCTTTTATGAATCGATTAccgtacattttttttaaaatcaataattcaaatgTCCGAGCTATCGATTAAGTAAATTGACTTACCTAATGGAGTAAAATGGCAAGAGGGGTGCACAATGGGAGAGGTTGTGGGGAGAGTAATGGTGGTTATAAGTTGTTTATATAGAGTAGAAGCTAGGGTTTGTGCAAATTGggagtttttaaataaatttgtGGTGATGGGTTGTCCACCAAATGAGGCAAGAATTAGTGGGCTGGGTCATATTACAGCAATAATATAGTTTTTAATGCaattaaaatgatgattttcGTAGTCCACAAAATGCACTATAAACAGGGATTTTCCACCTTGTGAATGGGGATTAAGCTAAACCAAGGAAGAGTCAGTCAATTGAAGTGGAGCAACTGTTATACCGAATTGTGATGTCAAGACACAATTGGAGGTGAATTCTCTCTGATTTTCTTcacaaatatttttgtgaatGGTAAAAATCTTTTGGGGTTTAATGATTACTTTGTTGGTTCATCCTTTAGTGTTTGTCGGCTTGAAACCAATTTTTGGTAACAATCATTTTACAactacaaacacttacacaaacaTTTATACAAATTCACTTACATTCACattggggcccacacacactacacctcCAGAGTATGGCCTCATCAAAAAATGTGAGTGTATGTGTAAATTAAGCGTGCGTgtaaatctttgtaattgaatAATCCTTCGAATAAAACTCACTCTTGTATCTTTAAACTCTTGCCTTAGCCTTAGCCTGGTCACATCCGCAATTAGAATCCCAAGTGTTGTATTGAGATCTTGCTGCTTTTGAATCATACTAATCACCAATTGGGAATCTCCTTCAATATGCACCTTCTGCAACCCAAATTCTTTCGTAAAGACCAAACTTTCTTGTGCCACCGTTGCCTTCAACACTACTGGGCTCATCAAATACCCGTAGTGAATAGCTTTGGCTACTCTAAAATGGCCACGCGAGTCTCTGATCACAATGTCtagcaaaatgaaaagatttttgAACACGCCCCCAACCTCTCAAAAACCTAGCCGCCACAAatatctttcttctcttttttcctccCCTAGGGTTTCACACCCTCGTAAGGCGGTGGAAGGGGAAGGCCAtggttctttgttttgttttcctcctgTTTCTTTAGATCAATGACTTTTCGTGATCTGTGAGAGTTTgtctcttatttttttgaaaattgttagTTTCGTATCTTGTCTACAGATTGGGTTCTTTCAGAGACGATGTTACTTCACAATAATATTCGTGCCAACAGTGCTCTTACCCTACACGATGTTTTTGGCGTGGCAAATTGTGATGACTTGTTAGatctgtaattttttaaagttcattggtgcgttcatacttggttGGAATCCATCTGATCGTTTGGGTATTTATTGTCTTTTATCTTTGGCTAGCACTTTATCTCTTTTGAGACTGCTGATTCTAGGTATGAATATACAACAGATTGCGAGTGCCACTGTTTGCGTTAGGCTCAACGTCTGGGTCGGGGTGAAAGACAACGTCTGCCTTGTGTTTTTTCTCGTTTTACAATATTTAGATGATTAATTTGGCtttgtccaaaatatttgaaATGAACTCCGTTATGTAAGAAGATTTTTGAAGCTAAATTAATCAAAATGAACGCTCGAGAGACTCATTTGAGCATAAGCAAGCCAAGTATCACcaaatttttgaacttttgttAGTTTGATCTGCGCAAGCATGAATAGCTCTCCCTCTCTAGCTTACTACCAAAGGCATGGCCCAAAGTTTTGGGCCAGTTGAATTCTGAAAGTGAGCGATCTTTTGCATTTTCAATAAATTAAATTCCAAAAAAGAATTGTTGGCTTTAGAATTCTATATATAACTTCAAAGACAAAACCAGAGAAATTATTTATTTGCATAATATTCAAATTTACAATATTATAAAAATTACACATCATTACAATTAAGAATCCAAAAGTGTAATTCTATACCTAGGCGCAATGAATTTTGGTCATTTTCATCCACATCCATTTTTCGCTATTTTCCGGGGGAGCTAGGCAATGGCCTTTTTCTTGGgtcttgcctaacggccaaccAAATGGAAGAAGAGGAATTAGCGGAAAGGATTAATGCTCTCGACAACTTAGATGAAGACGAAATTTTCGCGAAGGATGATGATGTCTTCGAGGATGGCGCCTGTAATGACCCGAATTTTCacgttaatttttttaaaaacattttattataattcttttactaaaaatcattta contains the following coding sequences:
- the LOC131326276 gene encoding uncharacterized protein LOC131326276, whose translation is MRLLGFALLLIMVSSCLATNRKVLTEIHGRKNRANRHLAEKEKDTFDGPGSSVNNHHNIPREDFNNFNGGTSTPYGGDNAGDDGGKF